One Drosophila santomea strain STO CAGO 1482 chromosome X, Prin_Dsan_1.1, whole genome shotgun sequence DNA segment encodes these proteins:
- the LOC120455575 gene encoding ran-binding protein 16 isoform X4, translated as MDIQQLEVLCKQLYEATDIRIRAEAEKALVTFVSSQDALPKCQLLLDRADSSYAQLLAASTLTKLIQGLSLEQRIDIRSYALNYLATVPNLQHFVVQALVTLLAKITKFGWFDSFKEEMVFQNLLEDVKKFLQGSVEHCTIGVQILSQLVCEMNSVVEMDVHLSFSKNRKIATSYRDQQLFETFLLSCSLLITARDNSKNINFMDESQQALISHVLRLTKNCLSFDFIGSSTDESADDMNNVQIPTAWRPAFLDSNTLKLFFDLYQILPNGLASYSISCLVQMTSVRRSLFSNSERTKFLTHLVEGVRDILNTLHGLSDPDNYHEFCRLLARLKSNYQLGELIAVPCYAEAIQLIAKFTVQSLHVWLFAPNSVHYLLTLWQRMVASVPYVKSPDPHLLGTYTPEVIKAYIDSRLDAVPVIVRDNLDDPLDDLCMVQQQLEQLSVIERCEYNKTVSLLVQHFDQKAREYENLLQTPNANTIDITIHELQLTWLVYIIGSAIVGRLSVTTSDEHDTMDAELVIRVLQLMSLTDARLPQAGCEKLELAILSFLDQVRKMHSSEQAQKANLNKRLSEVFGLSDEQMLLSFINRKIITNLKFWGRSEPIITKTLMLLSDLSVHFNSVRKLARLEEVQFMLTHHTSEHFPFLGTNSTLSEMRCRTMFYTSLGRLLMFDLGEDEERFYNFLEPLTNQFESLGSVLMDNNIFSNEEAKKAIIGLARDLRGLALPLNARIQYTMLFEWLYYADYLPILLRAMELWAHDPAVTTPILKLFAELVHCRTQRLAGNVSSPMGILLFREASKLICIYGNRILHQEVPRDRLYPMRLKGIAICFLILKNSLGGNYVNCGVFKLYGDDTLDSVLNIIAKLILTIEQSDLLEYPKLSTAYYNLLNCLSQDHVSYLAALEPAAFVYILKSLTKGLSALDSAIYISCCTILDSIVSYIFKQLQMKVSTFPNKKLRSLNQENAQFLKVVEMNSELLQSMMSSLLNNVLAEDCRNQWSMSRPLLVLILLYEDYYRSLKDRIICGQPIEKQQTMAQWFDDLMVGIERNVSSKNKEKFTQNLSTFRRDVVNLPKSTTALLPQ; from the exons ATG GATATACAACAACTGGAGGTGCTTTGCAAGCAACTCTATGAAGCCACAGACATAAGAATACGTGCCGAGGCGGAAAAAGCCCTAGTCACATTTGTAAGCAGCCAGGATGCGCTGCCCAAATGCCAGTTGCTGCTGGACAGAGCCGATTCCAGCTACGCCCAGTTACTAGCCGCCTCCACACTCACCAAACTCATTCAGGGATTAAGTCTGGAGCAAAGGATTGACATTCGCAGCTATGCTCTTAACTATCTGGCCACCGTACCCAATCTGCAGCACTTTGTTGTCCAGGCCTTGGTTACTCTGCTGGCGAAGATAACCAAGTTCGGATGGTTCGATTCGTTCAAGGAGGAAATGGTGTTCCAAAACCTATTGGAAGATGTCAAAAAGTTCTTGCAG GGCTCCGTGGAGCACTGCACCATTGGCGTCCAAATTCTGTCACAACTGGTTTGTGAGATGAACTCAGTTGTCGAGATGGACGTGCACCTGTCCTTCTCCAAAAATCGCAAAATAGCCACATCGTATCGGGACCAGCAACTCTTTGAAACCTTTCTGCTATCCTGCTCTCTGCTGATCACAGCCCGTGATAATAGCAAAAACATTAACTTCATGGACGAGTCGCAGCAAGC gtTAATATCACACGTCTTACGTCTAACGAAAAATTGCCTGAGCTTCGACTTCATTGGCAGTTCCACAGATGAGTCTGCGGATGATATGAACAACGTTCAG ATACCCACAGCTTGGCGTCCTGCATTCTTAGATTCGAACACACTTAAACTCTTTTTTGATTTATACCAAATTTTGCCCAATGGTTTAGCTAGCTACTCCATATCCTGCCTGGTTCAAATGACATCTGTGCGTCGCTCTCTTTTTAGTAATTCTGAGAGAACAAAATTTCTAACGCACTTGGTAGAAGGAGTCAGAGATATTTTAAATACCCTCCAC GGCTTGAGTGACCCAGATAACTATCACGAGTTCTGCCGTTTGCTGGCTCGTCTTAAGTCTAATTATCAATTGGGTGAACTTATAGCGGTCCCATGTTATGCAGAAGCAATCCAACTAATAGCTAAGTTTACTGTCCAATCCctgcat GTATGGCTTTTTGCACCGAACAGTGTACATTACTTACTCACACTTTGGCAACGCATGGTTGCGTCTGTACCATATGTAAAGTCCCCGGATCCGCATTTGCTAGGTACCTACACCCCGGAGGTTATCAAAGCCTATATTGACTCGCGCCTGGATGCTGTTCCTGTTATTGTCCGTGACAACTTGGATGATCCACTAGACGATCTGTGTATGGTGCAGCAACAGCTGGAGCAACTGTCGGTAATCGAAAGGTGCGAGTATAACAAGACGGTTAGTCTGCTTGTCCAGCATTTCGATCAAAAAGCCCGAGAGTATGAGAACTTGCTGCAGACGCCTAACGCTAATACCATAGATATCACTATACACGAGCTACAATTAACGTGGCTTGTGTATATAATTGGGTCGGCCATAGTGGGTCGCCTCTCCGTTACGACAAGTGATGAGCATGACACAATGGACGCGGAGCTCGTGATAAGGGTCCTGCAACTGATGAGCCTAACCGATGCTCGATTGCCCCAAGCGGGTTGCGAAAAGCTGGAGCTGGCGATACTGAGCTTTTTGGACCAGGTCCGAAAAATGCACAGCAGCGAGCAGGCGCAAAAAGCCAATTTGAACAAGAGACTTAGCGAGGTCTTTGGACTGAGTGACGAGCAAATGCttttaagttttattaatCGCAAAAT CATTacaaatttaaagttttgggGACGCTCTGAACCTATTATAACCAAAACCCTGATGTTATTATCCGATCTCTCTGTGCATTTTAATTCTGTGCGCAAACTGGCACGTCTAGAAGAAGTCCAGTTTATGCTTACACATCATACAAGCGAACATTTCCCATTCCTAGGAACGAATTCCACTTTGAGCGAGATGAGATGTCGCACAATGTTCTATACTTCATTAGGCCGATTACTGATGTTCGATTTGGGCGAGGATGAAGAAAGATTCTACAATTTTTTGGAACCTTTAACAA ATCAATTCGAGTCCCTTGGCTCTGTGCTGATGGACAATAACATCTTCTCTAATGAAGAGGCTAAGAAGGCCATTATTGGCTTGGCTCGAGACCTCCGTGGATTAGCGCTGCCGCTCAACGCGCGCATTCAATACACCATGCTTTTCGAATGGTTGTATTATGCAGACTATTTGCCCATACTATTGCGTGCGATGGAACTGTGGGCTCACGATCCTGCCGTTACGACACCAATTCTGAAATTGTTTGCCGAACTAGTGCATTGCCGCACCCAAAGGCTGGCAGGCAATGTATCCAGCCCAATGGGCATTCTCCTATTCCGCGAGGCCTCGaaactaatttgtatatacGGCAATCGCATTCTGCACCAAGAAGTTCCACGTGATCGACTTTACCCGATGAGACTAAAGGGAATTGCCATATGCTTTTTGATCTTAAAGAACTCACTTGGCGGCAACTATGTCAATTGTGGGGTATTTAAATTGTACGGAGATGATACATTGGACAGTGTACTCAATATTATCGCCAAGTTGATTCTCACCATAGAACAGAGCGATTTACTT GAATATCCAAAATTATCAACGGCCTACTACAACTTACTAAATTGTCTGTCGCAAGATCATGTTTCTTACTTGGCTGCTTTGGAGCCGGCTGCATTcgtttacattttaaaaagtcTTACCAAAGGACTGTCCGCATTAG ACTCGGCCATTTATATAAGTTGCTGCACAATTTTGGATAGTATTGTTTCGTACATTTTTAAACAGCTCCAGATGAAAG ttTCTACATTTCCAAACAAAAAGCTCCGTAGCTTAAATCAAGAAAATGCGCAATTCTTAAAG GTTGTTGAAATGAATTCTGAGTTACTCCAGAGTATGATGTCCTCATTACTGAACAACGTTTTGGCAGAGGATTGTCGAAACCAGTGGTCCATGTCACGTCCATTGCTGGTTCTCATATTACTTTATGAGGACTATTACCG ATCCTTAAAGGATAGAATTATCTGTGGTCAACCAATTGAAAAGCAACAGACAATGGCGCAATGGTTCGATGATCTGATGGTCGGCATTGAGCGAAATGTTTCCagtaaaaacaaagaaaa ATTCACACAGAATTTGTCAACATTTCGGCGCGATGTAGTTAACCTGCCAAAGTCCACAACAG ccCTTTTGCCCCAGTAA
- the LOC120455575 gene encoding ran-binding protein 16 isoform X1 — MDIQQLEVLCKQLYEATDIRIRAEAEKALVTFVSSQDALPKCQLLLDRADSSYAQLLAASTLTKLIQGLSLEQRIDIRSYALNYLATVPNLQHFVVQALVTLLAKITKFGWFDSFKEEMVFQNLLEDVKKFLQGSVEHCTIGVQILSQLVCEMNSVVEMDVHLSFSKNRKIATSYRDQQLFETFLLSCSLLITARDNSKNINFMDESQQALISHVLRLTKNCLSFDFIGSSTDESADDMNNVQIPTAWRPAFLDSNTLKLFFDLYQILPNGLASYSISCLVQMTSVRRSLFSNSERTKFLTHLVEGVRDILNTLHGLSDPDNYHEFCRLLARLKSNYQLGELIAVPCYAEAIQLIAKFTVQSLHVWLFAPNSVHYLLTLWQRMVASVPYVKSPDPHLLGTYTPEVIKAYIDSRLDAVPVIVRDNLDDPLDDLCMVQQQLEQLSVIERCEYNKTVSLLVQHFDQKAREYENLLQTPNANTIDITIHELQLTWLVYIIGSAIVGRLSVTTSDEHDTMDAELVIRVLQLMSLTDARLPQAGCEKLELAILSFLDQVRKMHSSEQAQKANLNKRLSEVFGLSDEQMLLSFINRKIITNLKFWGRSEPIITKTLMLLSDLSVHFNSVRKLARLEEVQFMLTHHTSEHFPFLGTNSTLSEMRCRTMFYTSLGRLLMFDLGEDEERFYNFLEPLTNQFESLGSVLMDNNIFSNEEAKKAIIGLARDLRGLALPLNARIQYTMLFEWLYYADYLPILLRAMELWAHDPAVTTPILKLFAELVHCRTQRLAGNVSSPMGILLFREASKLICIYGNRILHQEVPRDRLYPMRLKGIAICFLILKNSLGGNYVNCGVFKLYGDDTLDSVLNIIAKLILTIEQSDLLEYPKLSTAYYNLLNCLSQDHVSYLAALEPAAFVYILKSLTKGLSALDSAIYISCCTILDSIVSYIFKQLQMKVSTFPNKKLRSLNQENAQFLKVVEMNSELLQSMMSSLLNNVLAEDCRNQWSMSRPLLVLILLYEDYYRSLKDRIICGQPIEKQQTMAQWFDDLMVGIERNVSSKNKEKFTQNLSTFRRDVVNLPKSTTGGADYIATNASSAADQNANSGNHSMVRRFRVIDQCATVDSNPVSLSPRHISANGELEEHWWLFD, encoded by the exons ATG GATATACAACAACTGGAGGTGCTTTGCAAGCAACTCTATGAAGCCACAGACATAAGAATACGTGCCGAGGCGGAAAAAGCCCTAGTCACATTTGTAAGCAGCCAGGATGCGCTGCCCAAATGCCAGTTGCTGCTGGACAGAGCCGATTCCAGCTACGCCCAGTTACTAGCCGCCTCCACACTCACCAAACTCATTCAGGGATTAAGTCTGGAGCAAAGGATTGACATTCGCAGCTATGCTCTTAACTATCTGGCCACCGTACCCAATCTGCAGCACTTTGTTGTCCAGGCCTTGGTTACTCTGCTGGCGAAGATAACCAAGTTCGGATGGTTCGATTCGTTCAAGGAGGAAATGGTGTTCCAAAACCTATTGGAAGATGTCAAAAAGTTCTTGCAG GGCTCCGTGGAGCACTGCACCATTGGCGTCCAAATTCTGTCACAACTGGTTTGTGAGATGAACTCAGTTGTCGAGATGGACGTGCACCTGTCCTTCTCCAAAAATCGCAAAATAGCCACATCGTATCGGGACCAGCAACTCTTTGAAACCTTTCTGCTATCCTGCTCTCTGCTGATCACAGCCCGTGATAATAGCAAAAACATTAACTTCATGGACGAGTCGCAGCAAGC gtTAATATCACACGTCTTACGTCTAACGAAAAATTGCCTGAGCTTCGACTTCATTGGCAGTTCCACAGATGAGTCTGCGGATGATATGAACAACGTTCAG ATACCCACAGCTTGGCGTCCTGCATTCTTAGATTCGAACACACTTAAACTCTTTTTTGATTTATACCAAATTTTGCCCAATGGTTTAGCTAGCTACTCCATATCCTGCCTGGTTCAAATGACATCTGTGCGTCGCTCTCTTTTTAGTAATTCTGAGAGAACAAAATTTCTAACGCACTTGGTAGAAGGAGTCAGAGATATTTTAAATACCCTCCAC GGCTTGAGTGACCCAGATAACTATCACGAGTTCTGCCGTTTGCTGGCTCGTCTTAAGTCTAATTATCAATTGGGTGAACTTATAGCGGTCCCATGTTATGCAGAAGCAATCCAACTAATAGCTAAGTTTACTGTCCAATCCctgcat GTATGGCTTTTTGCACCGAACAGTGTACATTACTTACTCACACTTTGGCAACGCATGGTTGCGTCTGTACCATATGTAAAGTCCCCGGATCCGCATTTGCTAGGTACCTACACCCCGGAGGTTATCAAAGCCTATATTGACTCGCGCCTGGATGCTGTTCCTGTTATTGTCCGTGACAACTTGGATGATCCACTAGACGATCTGTGTATGGTGCAGCAACAGCTGGAGCAACTGTCGGTAATCGAAAGGTGCGAGTATAACAAGACGGTTAGTCTGCTTGTCCAGCATTTCGATCAAAAAGCCCGAGAGTATGAGAACTTGCTGCAGACGCCTAACGCTAATACCATAGATATCACTATACACGAGCTACAATTAACGTGGCTTGTGTATATAATTGGGTCGGCCATAGTGGGTCGCCTCTCCGTTACGACAAGTGATGAGCATGACACAATGGACGCGGAGCTCGTGATAAGGGTCCTGCAACTGATGAGCCTAACCGATGCTCGATTGCCCCAAGCGGGTTGCGAAAAGCTGGAGCTGGCGATACTGAGCTTTTTGGACCAGGTCCGAAAAATGCACAGCAGCGAGCAGGCGCAAAAAGCCAATTTGAACAAGAGACTTAGCGAGGTCTTTGGACTGAGTGACGAGCAAATGCttttaagttttattaatCGCAAAAT CATTacaaatttaaagttttgggGACGCTCTGAACCTATTATAACCAAAACCCTGATGTTATTATCCGATCTCTCTGTGCATTTTAATTCTGTGCGCAAACTGGCACGTCTAGAAGAAGTCCAGTTTATGCTTACACATCATACAAGCGAACATTTCCCATTCCTAGGAACGAATTCCACTTTGAGCGAGATGAGATGTCGCACAATGTTCTATACTTCATTAGGCCGATTACTGATGTTCGATTTGGGCGAGGATGAAGAAAGATTCTACAATTTTTTGGAACCTTTAACAA ATCAATTCGAGTCCCTTGGCTCTGTGCTGATGGACAATAACATCTTCTCTAATGAAGAGGCTAAGAAGGCCATTATTGGCTTGGCTCGAGACCTCCGTGGATTAGCGCTGCCGCTCAACGCGCGCATTCAATACACCATGCTTTTCGAATGGTTGTATTATGCAGACTATTTGCCCATACTATTGCGTGCGATGGAACTGTGGGCTCACGATCCTGCCGTTACGACACCAATTCTGAAATTGTTTGCCGAACTAGTGCATTGCCGCACCCAAAGGCTGGCAGGCAATGTATCCAGCCCAATGGGCATTCTCCTATTCCGCGAGGCCTCGaaactaatttgtatatacGGCAATCGCATTCTGCACCAAGAAGTTCCACGTGATCGACTTTACCCGATGAGACTAAAGGGAATTGCCATATGCTTTTTGATCTTAAAGAACTCACTTGGCGGCAACTATGTCAATTGTGGGGTATTTAAATTGTACGGAGATGATACATTGGACAGTGTACTCAATATTATCGCCAAGTTGATTCTCACCATAGAACAGAGCGATTTACTT GAATATCCAAAATTATCAACGGCCTACTACAACTTACTAAATTGTCTGTCGCAAGATCATGTTTCTTACTTGGCTGCTTTGGAGCCGGCTGCATTcgtttacattttaaaaagtcTTACCAAAGGACTGTCCGCATTAG ACTCGGCCATTTATATAAGTTGCTGCACAATTTTGGATAGTATTGTTTCGTACATTTTTAAACAGCTCCAGATGAAAG ttTCTACATTTCCAAACAAAAAGCTCCGTAGCTTAAATCAAGAAAATGCGCAATTCTTAAAG GTTGTTGAAATGAATTCTGAGTTACTCCAGAGTATGATGTCCTCATTACTGAACAACGTTTTGGCAGAGGATTGTCGAAACCAGTGGTCCATGTCACGTCCATTGCTGGTTCTCATATTACTTTATGAGGACTATTACCG ATCCTTAAAGGATAGAATTATCTGTGGTCAACCAATTGAAAAGCAACAGACAATGGCGCAATGGTTCGATGATCTGATGGTCGGCATTGAGCGAAATGTTTCCagtaaaaacaaagaaaa ATTCACACAGAATTTGTCAACATTTCGGCGCGATGTAGTTAACCTGCCAAAGTCCACAACAG GCGGTGCTGATTACATCGCGACAAACGCATCTTCAGCAGCGGATCAAAATGCGAATTCCGGGAACCATTCCATGGTTCGG CGTTTTCGTGTGATCGACCAATGTGCGACGGTGGATTCGAACCCAGTGAGCCTGAGTCCTCGCCACATTAGTGCTAACGGAGAGCTCGAGGAGCATTGGTGGTTATTCGATTGA
- the LOC120455575 gene encoding ran-binding protein 16 isoform X3, protein MDIQQLEVLCKQLYEATDIRIRAEAEKALVTFVSSQDALPKCQLLLDRADSSYAQLLAASTLTKLIQGLSLEQRIDIRSYALNYLATVPNLQHFVVQALVTLLAKITKFGWFDSFKEEMVFQNLLEDVKKFLQGSVEHCTIGVQILSQLVCEMNSVVEMDVHLSFSKNRKIATSYRDQQLFETFLLSCSLLITARDNSKNINFMDESQQALISHVLRLTKNCLSFDFIGSSTDESADDMNNVQIPTAWRPAFLDSNTLKLFFDLYQILPNGLASYSISCLVQMTSVRRSLFSNSERTKFLTHLVEGVRDILNTLHGLSDPDNYHEFCRLLARLKSNYQLGELIAVPCYAEAIQLIAKFTVQSLHVWLFAPNSVHYLLTLWQRMVASVPYVKSPDPHLLGTYTPEVIKAYIDSRLDAVPVIVRDNLDDPLDDLCMVQQQLEQLSVIERCEYNKTVSLLVQHFDQKAREYENLLQTPNANTIDITIHELQLTWLVYIIGSAIVGRLSVTTSDEHDTMDAELVIRVLQLMSLTDARLPQAGCEKLELAILSFLDQVRKMHSSEQAQKANLNKRLSEVFGLSDEQMLLSFINRKIITNLKFWGRSEPIITKTLMLLSDLSVHFNSVRKLARLEEVQFMLTHHTSEHFPFLGTNSTLSEMRCRTMFYTSLGRLLMFDLGEDEERFYNFLEPLTNQFESLGSVLMDNNIFSNEEAKKAIIGLARDLRGLALPLNARIQYTMLFEWLYYADYLPILLRAMELWAHDPAVTTPILKLFAELVHCRTQRLAGNVSSPMGILLFREASKLICIYGNRILHQEVPRDRLYPMRLKGIAICFLILKNSLGGNYVNCGVFKLYGDDTLDSVLNIIAKLILTIEQSDLLEYPKLSTAYYNLLNCLSQDHVSYLAALEPAAFVYILKSLTKGLSALDSAIYISCCTILDSIVSYIFKQLQMKVSTFPNKKLRSLNQENAQFLKVVEMNSELLQSMMSSLLNNVLAEDCRNQWSMSRPLLVLILLYEDYYRSLKDRIICGQPIEKQQTMAQWFDDLMVGIERNVSSKNKEKFTQNLSTFRRDVVNLPKSTTAFSCDRPMCDGGFEPSEPESSPH, encoded by the exons ATG GATATACAACAACTGGAGGTGCTTTGCAAGCAACTCTATGAAGCCACAGACATAAGAATACGTGCCGAGGCGGAAAAAGCCCTAGTCACATTTGTAAGCAGCCAGGATGCGCTGCCCAAATGCCAGTTGCTGCTGGACAGAGCCGATTCCAGCTACGCCCAGTTACTAGCCGCCTCCACACTCACCAAACTCATTCAGGGATTAAGTCTGGAGCAAAGGATTGACATTCGCAGCTATGCTCTTAACTATCTGGCCACCGTACCCAATCTGCAGCACTTTGTTGTCCAGGCCTTGGTTACTCTGCTGGCGAAGATAACCAAGTTCGGATGGTTCGATTCGTTCAAGGAGGAAATGGTGTTCCAAAACCTATTGGAAGATGTCAAAAAGTTCTTGCAG GGCTCCGTGGAGCACTGCACCATTGGCGTCCAAATTCTGTCACAACTGGTTTGTGAGATGAACTCAGTTGTCGAGATGGACGTGCACCTGTCCTTCTCCAAAAATCGCAAAATAGCCACATCGTATCGGGACCAGCAACTCTTTGAAACCTTTCTGCTATCCTGCTCTCTGCTGATCACAGCCCGTGATAATAGCAAAAACATTAACTTCATGGACGAGTCGCAGCAAGC gtTAATATCACACGTCTTACGTCTAACGAAAAATTGCCTGAGCTTCGACTTCATTGGCAGTTCCACAGATGAGTCTGCGGATGATATGAACAACGTTCAG ATACCCACAGCTTGGCGTCCTGCATTCTTAGATTCGAACACACTTAAACTCTTTTTTGATTTATACCAAATTTTGCCCAATGGTTTAGCTAGCTACTCCATATCCTGCCTGGTTCAAATGACATCTGTGCGTCGCTCTCTTTTTAGTAATTCTGAGAGAACAAAATTTCTAACGCACTTGGTAGAAGGAGTCAGAGATATTTTAAATACCCTCCAC GGCTTGAGTGACCCAGATAACTATCACGAGTTCTGCCGTTTGCTGGCTCGTCTTAAGTCTAATTATCAATTGGGTGAACTTATAGCGGTCCCATGTTATGCAGAAGCAATCCAACTAATAGCTAAGTTTACTGTCCAATCCctgcat GTATGGCTTTTTGCACCGAACAGTGTACATTACTTACTCACACTTTGGCAACGCATGGTTGCGTCTGTACCATATGTAAAGTCCCCGGATCCGCATTTGCTAGGTACCTACACCCCGGAGGTTATCAAAGCCTATATTGACTCGCGCCTGGATGCTGTTCCTGTTATTGTCCGTGACAACTTGGATGATCCACTAGACGATCTGTGTATGGTGCAGCAACAGCTGGAGCAACTGTCGGTAATCGAAAGGTGCGAGTATAACAAGACGGTTAGTCTGCTTGTCCAGCATTTCGATCAAAAAGCCCGAGAGTATGAGAACTTGCTGCAGACGCCTAACGCTAATACCATAGATATCACTATACACGAGCTACAATTAACGTGGCTTGTGTATATAATTGGGTCGGCCATAGTGGGTCGCCTCTCCGTTACGACAAGTGATGAGCATGACACAATGGACGCGGAGCTCGTGATAAGGGTCCTGCAACTGATGAGCCTAACCGATGCTCGATTGCCCCAAGCGGGTTGCGAAAAGCTGGAGCTGGCGATACTGAGCTTTTTGGACCAGGTCCGAAAAATGCACAGCAGCGAGCAGGCGCAAAAAGCCAATTTGAACAAGAGACTTAGCGAGGTCTTTGGACTGAGTGACGAGCAAATGCttttaagttttattaatCGCAAAAT CATTacaaatttaaagttttgggGACGCTCTGAACCTATTATAACCAAAACCCTGATGTTATTATCCGATCTCTCTGTGCATTTTAATTCTGTGCGCAAACTGGCACGTCTAGAAGAAGTCCAGTTTATGCTTACACATCATACAAGCGAACATTTCCCATTCCTAGGAACGAATTCCACTTTGAGCGAGATGAGATGTCGCACAATGTTCTATACTTCATTAGGCCGATTACTGATGTTCGATTTGGGCGAGGATGAAGAAAGATTCTACAATTTTTTGGAACCTTTAACAA ATCAATTCGAGTCCCTTGGCTCTGTGCTGATGGACAATAACATCTTCTCTAATGAAGAGGCTAAGAAGGCCATTATTGGCTTGGCTCGAGACCTCCGTGGATTAGCGCTGCCGCTCAACGCGCGCATTCAATACACCATGCTTTTCGAATGGTTGTATTATGCAGACTATTTGCCCATACTATTGCGTGCGATGGAACTGTGGGCTCACGATCCTGCCGTTACGACACCAATTCTGAAATTGTTTGCCGAACTAGTGCATTGCCGCACCCAAAGGCTGGCAGGCAATGTATCCAGCCCAATGGGCATTCTCCTATTCCGCGAGGCCTCGaaactaatttgtatatacGGCAATCGCATTCTGCACCAAGAAGTTCCACGTGATCGACTTTACCCGATGAGACTAAAGGGAATTGCCATATGCTTTTTGATCTTAAAGAACTCACTTGGCGGCAACTATGTCAATTGTGGGGTATTTAAATTGTACGGAGATGATACATTGGACAGTGTACTCAATATTATCGCCAAGTTGATTCTCACCATAGAACAGAGCGATTTACTT GAATATCCAAAATTATCAACGGCCTACTACAACTTACTAAATTGTCTGTCGCAAGATCATGTTTCTTACTTGGCTGCTTTGGAGCCGGCTGCATTcgtttacattttaaaaagtcTTACCAAAGGACTGTCCGCATTAG ACTCGGCCATTTATATAAGTTGCTGCACAATTTTGGATAGTATTGTTTCGTACATTTTTAAACAGCTCCAGATGAAAG ttTCTACATTTCCAAACAAAAAGCTCCGTAGCTTAAATCAAGAAAATGCGCAATTCTTAAAG GTTGTTGAAATGAATTCTGAGTTACTCCAGAGTATGATGTCCTCATTACTGAACAACGTTTTGGCAGAGGATTGTCGAAACCAGTGGTCCATGTCACGTCCATTGCTGGTTCTCATATTACTTTATGAGGACTATTACCG ATCCTTAAAGGATAGAATTATCTGTGGTCAACCAATTGAAAAGCAACAGACAATGGCGCAATGGTTCGATGATCTGATGGTCGGCATTGAGCGAAATGTTTCCagtaaaaacaaagaaaa ATTCACACAGAATTTGTCAACATTTCGGCGCGATGTAGTTAACCTGCCAAAGTCCACAACAG CGTTTTCGTGTGATCGACCAATGTGCGACGGTGGATTCGAACCCAGTGAGCCTGAGTCCTCGCCACATTAG